GCCAGGCCGTTCGACACCATCACCGGAGAGGAGGGTGGTACCGTACTGCCGCCCTCGCCCAGCGGCTACCGCTGGTCGATCGACCCGCTCGACGGGACCGCCAACTTCATCCGCAACATCGTCTACTACGGCACATCGGTGGCCGTCGCGGACCCGCACGGAGTCTGGCTGGCCGGCGTGGTCGATGCCCCTGCCCTGGGCCGGCGCTACTACGCGCTCCGCGGGCACGGAGCCTGGCTCGAGGAAGCGGGCCGGCTGACACCACTGGCCGGGCCGCTGCCGGGCCGCAGCGGACAGATCCTGGCCACCGGCTTCAGCTACGACCCTGCCGTCCGGGCCGAGCAGGCGTCCGGGCTGGGCAGCATTATGGACGGCTTCGCCGATGTCCGCCGCCTCGGCTCCGCCGCTCTGGACCTTTGCCTCGTCGCGGACGGCACGCACGACGCCTACGGGGAACGGGGACTCAATGAGCACGACTTCGCCGCCGGAGCCCTCATCGCCGAAGAGGCCGGCTGCTGGGTGCGTCGCCCGCGGCTGACCAGCCCGCTCGCCGGTGGCCCCTCCGACGACGAACGACTCGCCGCCTGGACCTGCGCCGGGACGTTGGAGCTGTCCGGAAAATTCCCGCTCTAGCCCCCGGTGCCTGCCCGGCCGTTCTGATTTCCGACCGTTCTGATTTCCGGCCGTTCTGATAGTTCAGTCACGGAAAACGCCGTTCCGGGGCCAGGGCGGCCCGCGCGCGCTTAGCATGGATAAGTGCATCCCCAGATCCTTATCCGTCCCGCAGTTCCGGCCGACTACGACGCCATCGCGCGCATTACCCGTGACGCCTACCTCGCGGCAGGCTATTTCCAGAGCGCCGACCACCCGTACATGCGGCAAATCCAGGACGTCGCCCGGCGGGCCGCACACGCGACCATCTGGGTCGCGGAGCGTGCCGGACAGATCGTAGGCTCCGTGACCCTGGCCGTCGCCGGGGAACCCTATGCGGACATCGCCCAAAGCGACGAGCTGGAATTCCGGATGCTTGTGGTGGACCCTGAAGTCCAGCGCAGCGGTGCAGGCAAGGCCATGGTCCAGGCCATCCTCGAACATGCCCGGCTGTTGGCCGGGATCAATGCCGTGGCGCTGACCACGGGCCTGACCTGGGAAAGCGCTCACGGGCTCTACCTCAAGACCGGTTTCCAGCGGGCCCCCGAACGCGATTGGGTTGTGCCGGACACCGACATCAAGCTGCTGGTCTACCGCCAGGAGTTGTAGCCCGGCCGGACGGGCAGGACTCCTCCTTGCGGCGCTCACCCTGGGGTAGGTTAGTGTCAATCGAAACGCTTAGGCACTCTGGAGGACCCATGGCAGCGCGCATCCCCGCCTCAATCGATGCAAAGCTCCTCGGCCTGTATCTCTCGGACCACCTGACCGGCTCCACCGCCGGAGTCTCCCGGATCCGACGCATGGCTGAGGCCTACGCCGACACCCCGGTGGCGGGCGAGCTCTCCCGGATCAGCCAGGAGATCAGCAGCGAACGCGAGGTGCTCCGGGGCATCATCAAGGATCTTGGGTTGCG
This genomic window from Arthrobacter sp. EM1 contains:
- a CDS encoding GNAT family N-acetyltransferase, whose amino-acid sequence is MHPQILIRPAVPADYDAIARITRDAYLAAGYFQSADHPYMRQIQDVARRAAHATIWVAERAGQIVGSVTLAVAGEPYADIAQSDELEFRMLVVDPEVQRSGAGKAMVQAILEHARLLAGINAVALTTGLTWESAHGLYLKTGFQRAPERDWVVPDTDIKLLVYRQEL
- a CDS encoding inositol monophosphatase family protein, translating into MSAENPNPSTGLPAALLELARRAAAAGAAVLAGRNAAELDVSNKGDAGDWVTAFDLAAERAVREVISTARPFDTITGEEGGTVLPPSPSGYRWSIDPLDGTANFIRNIVYYGTSVAVADPHGVWLAGVVDAPALGRRYYALRGHGAWLEEAGRLTPLAGPLPGRSGQILATGFSYDPAVRAEQASGLGSIMDGFADVRRLGSAALDLCLVADGTHDAYGERGLNEHDFAAGALIAEEAGCWVRRPRLTSPLAGGPSDDERLAAWTCAGTLELSGKFPL